A region from the Phycisphaerales bacterium genome encodes:
- the truD gene encoding tRNA pseudouridine(13) synthase TruD, whose product MTLRRVAEDFRVREVLQHETLAAIRPEWSKDAPFAVFLCEKRQKTTPEASIALGRLLGVKPGSVAHAGLKDKHAVTTQHLSVKFEDARDLARLEGPGLSYEPVGFAPRALVAADIGHNAFEIVVRGLDRQRVGEMERLAHEYRAEGDSNAATLWFTNYFGSQRFGSARHKEGFAARSLIAGDYVEGIRLLIATPARKDTGTKRAFTRLCATKWGRWEELARELPACADRRPIEHLAAGKSPTEAFASISPQTQQFAVDAFQSWLWNETAALLTMRLAGSTTCAVMDDHGILQFASPATVRPALESLGGVDRLVLPTASMELRPRAPWAEPLATVLAKAGITLKDLQLPGLRRPMFRSVDRLLIASATDFSMSRAEHDEFAPPRSPKMFLRRVSFTLPSGSYATVLLRALGE is encoded by the coding sequence ATGACATTGCGGCGAGTCGCCGAAGATTTCCGCGTGCGCGAGGTTCTCCAACACGAGACGCTCGCGGCGATCCGACCAGAGTGGTCGAAGGATGCACCGTTCGCGGTCTTCCTTTGCGAGAAACGCCAGAAGACCACGCCCGAGGCGTCGATCGCGTTGGGGCGACTGCTCGGTGTCAAGCCAGGAAGCGTGGCCCACGCGGGGCTGAAGGACAAACACGCCGTCACTACGCAGCACCTGAGCGTGAAGTTTGAGGATGCTCGCGATCTCGCGCGGCTCGAGGGGCCCGGCCTCTCGTACGAGCCCGTCGGCTTCGCGCCGCGGGCGCTCGTCGCGGCGGACATCGGACACAACGCCTTTGAGATCGTCGTCCGCGGGCTGGACCGCCAACGCGTCGGCGAGATGGAGCGCCTCGCGCACGAGTATCGTGCCGAGGGCGACTCGAACGCCGCGACGCTCTGGTTCACGAACTACTTCGGCTCGCAGCGATTCGGCTCGGCGCGGCACAAGGAGGGATTCGCCGCTCGATCGCTCATTGCGGGGGACTATGTCGAGGGGATCCGTCTGCTCATTGCGACACCGGCACGCAAGGACACGGGAACGAAGCGTGCATTCACAAGGTTGTGCGCGACGAAGTGGGGGCGATGGGAGGAACTCGCGCGCGAGTTGCCCGCGTGCGCGGATCGTCGGCCCATCGAGCATCTGGCGGCAGGAAAGTCGCCGACGGAGGCGTTCGCGTCGATCTCGCCCCAGACCCAGCAGTTCGCGGTCGACGCCTTCCAGAGTTGGCTGTGGAACGAGACGGCGGCGCTGCTCACGATGCGCCTCGCGGGATCTACAACGTGCGCCGTGATGGACGACCACGGCATCCTGCAGTTCGCCTCGCCCGCAACGGTGCGCCCGGCACTCGAATCGCTGGGCGGTGTGGATCGGCTTGTGCTCCCCACGGCATCGATGGAACTGAGGCCACGGGCACCATGGGCCGAGCCGCTCGCGACGGTGCTGGCAAAGGCTGGAATCACGCTCAAGGATCTGCAACTCCCCGGACTGCGCCGCCCGATGTTCCGCTCGGTGGATCGGTTACTCATCGCGAGCGCGACGGACTTCTCCATGTCTCGGGCCGAGCACGACGAGTTCGCTCCGCCGCGATCGCCGAAGATGTTCCTGCGGCGGGTGTCGTTCACGCTCCCCTCGGGGAGTTACGCGACGGTCCTCCTTCGTGCGCTCGGCGAATAG
- a CDS encoding FliM/FliN family flagellar motor switch protein, giving the protein MSDLTYKQILSLEVPIIVRVAERKLRVSEITALVPGSIIELTKNAEEELDLLVHNRHVGFGEAVKVGENFGIRVTFIGDVRERIEAVGGWMDAGNDDGANDAARMMASMFPGA; this is encoded by the coding sequence ATGTCCGACCTGACGTACAAGCAGATCCTGTCCCTCGAGGTGCCGATCATCGTGCGCGTCGCCGAGCGGAAACTGCGCGTCAGCGAGATCACCGCCCTCGTCCCCGGCTCGATCATCGAACTCACCAAGAACGCCGAGGAGGAACTCGATCTGCTCGTCCACAACCGACACGTCGGTTTCGGCGAGGCGGTGAAGGTCGGCGAGAACTTCGGGATCCGGGTGACGTTCATCGGCGACGTCCGCGAGCGCATCGAGGCCGTCGGCGGCTGGATGGACGCCGGCAACGACGACGGCGCCAACGACGCCGCCCGCATGATGGCCTCCATGTTCCCCGGAGCGTGA